From the Acidimicrobiales bacterium genome, the window GCTCGACCGGAAAGTCCCTGGTGTACCCGTTGCCCCCGAGCAGCTGGACGGCGTCCACCGCCGCGGCCATGGCGATGTCCGACGCGAAGCATTTGGCCATGGCGCCCACACTCGTCAGGTCGTGACCGCCGTAGCCGGCGTCGACCCGGTCCACGACCGCGCACGCCTGGTAGACGAGGGCACGGGCGGCCTCGATGCGCATGGCCATGTCCGCCACCATGAACCGGAGGCCCTGGAACTCGGCCAGAAGCTGGCCGAACTGCTCTCGCTGGCGCAGGTAGTCCGTGGCGTGGTCGAGGGCGCCCTGGGCCAGACCCAGGGCCTGGGCCCCGATCGTGGGTCGGGAGCGGTCCAGGGTGGCCATCGCCATGTAGAAGCCCTCGCCCTCCTCTCCGATCAGGTTGGAGGCCGGGATCCGCACGTCGTCGAAGACGATCTCCCCCGTCGGGCTCCCTCTCATCCCGAGCTTGTCCTCGAGCTTCGCCACCTGGACGCCCCGGTCGGCCTCGACGAGGAAGCAGCTGATACCCCGGTGCCCGGCGGTGGGGTCGGTCTTGGCGAACACGGTGTAGGTGTCCGAGACACCGGCGTTGGTGATCCAGTGCTTCGAGCCTGAGATCACGTACTCGTCGCCGTCCCGCACCGCCCGGGTCTTCATCCCCGCCACGTCGGAGCCGGCATCGGCCTCCGAGAGGCAGTAGCTGCCCTGGGCCTCCCCCACCGCCACCCGGGGCAGGTGGCGGCGCTTGAGCTCCTCCGAGCCCCACCGCATCACCGGGATCATGGACAACTTGGAGATCAGGATGAACAGGCTCGAGGAGCCGCAGACCCGCGCCATCTCCTCCACCATGATCGCCTGGGTCACGTGGTCGGCCCCGGCGCCGCCGTACTCCGCCGGGATCCCGAGCGCCGGCAGCTCCAGAGCCGAGCAGTCCTTGAAGTTCTCCCAGGGAAACTGGCCCGCCCGGTCCACCTCGGCGGCCCTCGGGGCCAGCTTTTCGAGGCCGAACTGGCGCATGGTGGCGCGGAACTCGAGCTGCTCC encodes:
- a CDS encoding acyl-CoA dehydrogenase family protein; amino-acid sequence: MSSALSPPAVEPAPGQLMTLSEEQLEFRATMRQFGLEKLAPRAAEVDRAGQFPWENFKDCSALELPALGIPAEYGGAGADHVTQAIMVEEMARVCGSSSLFILISKLSMIPVMRWGSEELKRRHLPRVAVGEAQGSYCLSEADAGSDVAGMKTRAVRDGDEYVISGSKHWITNAGVSDTYTVFAKTDPTAGHRGISCFLVEADRGVQVAKLEDKLGMRGSPTGEIVFDDVRIPASNLIGEEGEGFYMAMATLDRSRPTIGAQALGLAQGALDHATDYLRQREQFGQLLAEFQGLRFMVADMAMRIEAARALVYQACAVVDRVDAGYGGHDLTSVGAMAKCFASDIAMAAAVDAVQLLGGNGYTRDFPVERILRDAKVTQIYEGTNQVQRVVISKRLLG